A genomic segment from Gadus morhua chromosome 4, gadMor3.0, whole genome shotgun sequence encodes:
- the LOC115541737 gene encoding NLR family CARD domain-containing protein 3-like — protein MEMNQEELADTLWGGSAAVECQHKIKSNLKKKFKCVSEGIPKAGNQTGLNDFYTELFITERGSGDVNKEHEVRLIETASRKPAKEETPIKCEDIFKPLPGRDQPIRTIVTTGVAGIGKTIITQNFTLDWAEGKANHDIHFTFLLTFRELNLLKEKEFSFVELLHHFFIETKEAGICRYERFKVLFILDGLDECRLPLDFQNNQTWTDVKEPSSLDVLLTNLIRGNLLPSARIWITTRPAAANRIPAECVDMVTEVRGFTDPQKEEYFRKRFRDETLANTIISHVKKSRSLHIMCHIPVFCWITATVLEDILNESQIEEMPKTVTQMYSHFLRVQSIQGDRKYHGRSETDPHWSSESREIIVSLGKLAFNQLEKGNLIFYEADLADCGIDIKAASVYSGVFTQIFKEECGMYQDKVFCFVHLSLQEFLAALYVFLTFINNGVNLLSEEPPTSGEDKLLLLYQRAVDKALQSENGQLDLFLRFVLGLSLETNQIVLRGLLGQTGTSSLTNTKTVSYIKEKIDGDLSPERSMNLFHCLNELNDRSLVKEIEQYLTSGRLSRRSLSPAQLSALAFILLTSEEELDVFELNKYSASEEGLLRLLPVVKASKTSLRSILRPGHCDLGHRGHSGNFRDSRRAP, from the exons atggagatgaaccaggaggaactggccgacacactgtGGGGCG gatctgctgctgttgagtgccaacataaaatcaagtctaatttgaagaagaagttcaagtgtgtgtctgagggaatCCCTAAAGCAGGAAATCAAACGggtctgaatgacttctacacagagctcttcatcacagagagaggcagtggagatgTCAACAaagaacatgaggtcagactgattgaaacagcttccaggaaaccagccaaggaagaaacaccaatcaaatgtgaagacatctttaaacccttacctggacgagatcaaccaatcagaacaatagtgacaactggagtggccggcattggtaaaaccatcaTAACACAAAatttcactctggactgggctgaaggcaaagccaaccacgacatacactttacatttctcttaactttcagagagctgaatttactgaaagagaaagagtttagctttgttgaacttcttcatcacttctttattgagaccaaagaagcaggaatctgcagatatgAACGGTTCAAAGttctcttcatcttggatggtctggatgagtgccgacttcctctggacttccagaacaaccagacCTGGACTGATGTCAAAGAGCCGTCCTCtttggacgtgctgctgaccaacctcatcaggggcaacctgcttccctccgctcgcatctggataaccacacgccctgcggcagccaatcggatccctgctgagtgtgttgacatggtgacagaggtgagggggttcactgacccacagaaggaggagtacttcaggaagagattcagagacgaGACGCTGGccaacacaatcatctcccacgtcaagaaatcacgaagcctccacatcatgtgtcacatcccagtcttctgttggatcactgctacagttctggaggacatcttaaACGAATCCCAGAtagaagagatgcccaagaccgtgactcagatgtacagccacttcctgagggttcagtccatacagggggacaggaagtaccatgggagatctgaaacagatccacactggagttcagagagcagagagatcaTCGTTTctttgggaaaactggcttttaaccagctggagaaaggcaacctgatcttctacgaggcagatcTGGCAGACTGTGGCATCGACATcaaagcagcctcagtgtactcaggagtgttcacccagatctttaaagaggagtgcgggatgtaccaggacaaggtgttctgctttgtccatctgagcctccaggagtttctggctgccctttatgtctttctgacCTTCATCAACaatggtgtcaatctgctctcagaagaaccgcCCACCTCTGGggaagataaactcctcctcctctaccagagggctgtggacaaggccttacagagtgagaacggacaactggacttgttcctccgcttcgtcctgggcctctctctggagaccaatcagattgtcctacgaggtctgctgggacagacaggaactagctcactgaccaatacaaaaacagtgtcttacatcaaggagaagatagatggagatctctctccagagagaagcatgaacctgttccactgtctgaatgagctgaacgaccgttctctagtgaaggagatcgaacagtacctgacatcaggaagactCTCCAgaagatctctctctcctgctcaactgtcagctctggccttcatcttactgacatcagaagaggagctggacgtgtttgagcTGAataaatactctgcttcagaggagggtcttctgaggctgctgccagtggtcaaagcctctaaAACATCTCT CCGCAGCATCCTGCGGCCCGGGCACTGTGACCTTGGGCACCGCGGCCACTCCGGCAACTTCCGTgactcccgccgtgccccgtga
- the LOC115542278 gene encoding NLR family CARD domain-containing protein 3-like, translating to MEMNQEELADTLWGGSAAVECQHKIKSHLKKKFKCVSEGIAKAGNQTGLNDFFTELFITERGSGEVNKEHEVRLIETASRKPAKEETPIKCEDIFKPLPGQDQPIRTIVTTGVAGIGKTIVTQRFTLTWAEGNKNQDIHFTFLLTFRELNLLENKEFSLVELLHRFFIVTKEAGICRYERFKVLFILDGLDECRLPLDFQNNQTWTDVKEPTSVDMLLTNLIRGDLLPSARIWITTRPAAANRIPAECVDRVTEVRGFTDPQKEQYFSKRFKDEKLANKIISHVKKSRSLHNMCQIPVFCWITATVLEDILKKSQIDEMPKTVTQMYSYFLWVQSIQGDRKYHGRAETDSYWGPESRKIIVSLGKLAFNQLEKGNLIFYEADLAECDIDIKEASVYSGVFTKIFKEECEMYQDKVFCFVHLSLQEFLAALYVFLSFINDGVNLLSEEPPTSGEDKLLLLYQNGVDKALQSENGQLDLFLRFLLGLSLETNQIVLRGLLGQTGTSSLTITKTVSYIKEKIDGDLSPERSMNLFHCLNELNDRSLVKEIEQYLTSGRLSRKSLSPAQLSALAFILLTSEEGLDVFDLKKYSASEEGLLRLLPVVKASKTSLLNGCHLSERCCEALASVLSSNSCSLRELDLSTNDLQDSGVKLLSAGLGSPHCTLETLSLSGCLVTQEGCASLTSALSSNPSHLRVLDLSYNHPGDSGAALLSAGLEDPRWRLDTLRYGEDSSPLRHNVSFKDSSRC from the exons atggagatgaaccaggaggaactggccgacacactgtggggcg gatctgctgctgttgagtgccaacataaaatcaagtctcatttgaagaagaagttcaagtgtgtgtctgagggaatcgctaaagcaggaaATCAAACGGGTCTGAATGACTTCTtcacagagctcttcatcacagagagaggcagtggagaggtcaacaaagaacatgaggtcagactgattgaaacagcttccaggaaaccagccaaggaagaaacaccaatcaaatgtgaagacatctttaaacccttacctggacaagatcaaccaatcagaacaatagTGACAaccggagtggccggcattggtaaaaccatcgTAACACAAAGGTTCACTCTGACCTGGGCTGAAGGCAATAAAAAccaggacatacacttcacatttctcttaactttcagagagctgaatttactggaaaataaagagtttagcttggtggaacttcttcatcgcTTCTTTATTgtgaccaaagaagcaggaatctgcagatatgAACGGTTCAAAGttctcttcatcttggatggtctggatgagtgtcgacttcctctggacttccagaacaaccagacCTGGACTGATGTCAAAGAGCCGACCTCGGTGGacatgctgctgacaaacctcatcaggggcgacctgcttccctccgctcgcatctggataaccactcgccctgcggcagccaatcggatcccagctgagtgtgttgacagggTAACAGAGGTGAGGGGattcaccgacccacagaaggagcaGTATTTCAGTAAGAGATTCAAAGACGAGAAGCTGGCCAACaaaatcatctcccacgtcaagaaatcacgaagcctccacaacATGTGTCaaatcccagtcttctgttggatcactgctacagttctggaggacatcttaaAAAAATCCCAGATAGAcgagatgcccaagaccgtgactcagatgtacagctacTTCCTTTGGGTTCAGTcgatacagggggacaggaagtaccatgggagagctgaaacgGATTCATACTGGGGTCCAGAGAGCAGGAAGATTATTGTCTctttgggaaaactggcttttaaccagttggagaaaggcaacctgatcttctacgaggctgacctggcagagtgtgacatcgatatcaaagaagcctcagtgtactcaggagtgttcaccaagatctttaaagaggagtgcgagatgtaccaggacaaggtcttctgctttgtccatctgagcctccaggagtttctggctgccctttatgtctttctgtccttcatcaacgatggtgtcaatctgctctcagaagaaccgcCCACCTCTGGggaagataaactcctcctcctctaccagaatggtgtggacaaggccttacagagtgagaacggacaactggacttgttcctccgcttcctcctgggcctctctctggagaccaatcagattgtcctacgaggtctgctgggacagacaggAACTAGCTCACTGACCATTACaaaaacagtgtcttacatcaaggagaagatagatggagacctctctccagagagaagcatgaacctgttccactgtctgaatgagctgaacgaccgttctctagtgaaggagatcgaacagtacctgacatcaggaagactCTCcagaaaatctctctctcctgctcaattgtcagctctggccttcatcctactgacatcagaagaggggctggacgtgtttgacctgaagaaatactctgcttcagaggagggtcttctgaggctgctgccagtggtcaaagcctctaaaacatctct gctcaatggctgtcatctgtcagagagatgctgtgaagctctggcctcagttctcagctccaactcctgtagtctgagagagctggacctgagtaccaatgatctgcaggattcaggagtgaagctgctctctgctggactggggagtccacactgtacactggaaactctcag cttgtctggctgcctggtcacacaggaaggctgtgcttctctgacctcagctctgagctccaacccctcccatctgagagtgCTGGActtgagctacaatcacccaggagactctggagctgcgctgctctctgctggactggaggatccacgctggagactggacactctcaggtatggagaggacagctcaccgcTCAGGCACAATGTCTCCTTCAAGGATTCAAgccgctgctag
- the LOC115541738 gene encoding stonustoxin subunit beta-like produces the protein TLDPNTAQRHLSLSEDNRKVTRVGEDQSYPDHPERFGSQYQVLGREALTDRCYWEVEWEGWVVIGVTYRGITRRGGGGDSRLGGNNKSWSLYCYDDRYSAWYNGTETDLPLRPAGSTRVGVYLDRPAGSLSFYRVSPGGGGSSDTLTHLHTFWSSFTQEDLLAWRRLSHSPSTPSAGGAQLQVIKGLRRGQSKVVLI, from the exons acactggaccccaacacggcccagagacacctctctctgtctgaggacaacaggaaggtgacgcgggttggagaggaccagtcgtatccggatcacccagagagatttggctcccagtaccaggtgttgggtagagaggctctgaccgaccgctgttactgggaggtagagtgggaaggatgggttgtgataggagtgacatacagaggaatcacaaggagaggagggggtggtgacagcaggcttggagggaacaacaagtcctggagtctttattgttatgatgatcgttactctgcctggtacaacggtacagagacagacctccctctccgccccgctggctccaccagagtgggagtgtatctggaccggcctgctggctctctgtccttctacagagtgtccccaggtggaggagggtcctcagacacactgacacacctccacaccttctggtcctccttcacccaggaggacctcctc GCATGGAGACGCCTCAGCcacagcccctccaccccctcagctGGAGGGGCACAGCTCCAGGTCATAAAGGGTCTTCGTCGGGGCCAGTCCAAGGTGGTTCTGATCTGA
- the LOC115542346 gene encoding LOW QUALITY PROTEIN: NLR family CARD domain-containing protein 3-like (The sequence of the model RefSeq protein was modified relative to this genomic sequence to represent the inferred CDS: inserted 1 base in 1 codon), translating to ITKLCLMEMNQEELADTLYERLLWVDQVKCHLKKKFKCVSEGIAKAGNQTGLNDFFTELFITERGSGEVNKEHEVRLIETASRKPAKEETPIKCEDIFKPLPGQDQPIRTIVTTGVAGIGKTIVTQRFTLTWAEGNKNQDIHFTFLLTFRELNLLENKEFSLVELLHRFFIVTKEAGICRYERFKVLFILDGLDECRLPLDFQNNQTWTDVKEPTSVDMLLTNLIRGDLLPSARIWITTRPAAANRIPAECVDRVTEVRGFTDPQKEQYFSKRFKDEKLANKIISHVKKSRSLHNMCQIPVFCWITATVLEDILKKSQIDEMPKTVTQMYSYFLWVQSIQGDRKYHGEXETDSYWGPESRKIIVSLGKLAFNQLEKGNLIFYEADLAECHIDIKEASVYSGVFTKIFKEECGMYQDKVFCFVHLSLQEFLAALYVFLSFINDGVNLLSEEPPTSGEDKLLLLYQNGVDKALQSENGQLDLFLRFLLGLSLETNQIVLRVLLGQTGTSSLTITKTVSYIKEKIDGDLSPERSMNLFHCLNELNDRSLVKEIEQYLTSGRLSRKSLSPAQLSALAFILLTSEEGLDVFDLKKYSASEEGLLRLLPVVKASKTSL from the exons atcacaaagctctgcctgatggagatgaaccaggaggaactggccgacacact atatgaacgGTTATTGTGGGTTGATCAGGTAAAATG tcatttgaagaagaagttcaagtgtgtgtctgagggaatcgctaaagcaggaaATCAAACGGGTCTGAATGACTTCTtcacagagctcttcatcacagagagaggcagtggagaggtcaacaaagaacatgaggtcagactgattgaaacagcttccaggaaaccagccaaggaagaaacaccaatcaaatgtgaagacatctttaaacccttacctggacaagatcaaccaatcagaacaatagTGACAaccggagtggccggcattggtaaaaccatcgTAACACAAAGGTTCACTCTGACCTGGGCTGAAGGCAATAAAAAccaggacatacacttcacatttctcttaactttcagagagctgaatttactggaaaataaagagtttagcttggtggaacttcttcatcgcTTCTTTATTgtgaccaaagaagcaggaatctgcagatatgAACGGTTCAAAGttctcttcatcttggatggtctggatgagtgtcgacttcctctggacttccagaacaaccagacCTGGACTGATGTCAAAGAGCCGACCTCGGTGGacatgctgctgacaaacctcatcaggggcgacctgcttccctccgctcgcatctggataaccactcgccctgcggcagccaatcggatcccagctgagtgtgttgacagggTAACAGAGGTGAGGGGattcaccgacccacagaaggagcaGTATTTCAGTAAGAGATTCAAAGACGAAAAGCTGGCCAACaaaatcatctcccacgtcaagaaatcacgtAGCCTCCACAACATGTGTCaaatcccagtcttctgttggatcactgctacagttctggaggacatcttaaAAAAATCCCAGATAGAcgagatgcccaagaccgtgactcagatgtacagctacTTCCTTTGGGTTCAGTcgatacagggggacaggaagtaccatggAG CTGAAACGGATTCATACTGGGGTCCAGAGAGCAGGAAGATTATTGTCTctttgggaaaactggcttttaaccagttggagaaaggcaacctgatcttctacgaggcagacctggcagagtgtcaCATCGATATCAAAgaagcctcagtgtactcaggagtgttcaccaagatctttaaagaggagtgcgggatgtaccaggacaaggtcttctgctttgtccatctgagcctccaggagtttctggctgccctttatgtctttctgtccttcatcaacgatggtgtcaatctgctctcagaagaaccgcCCACCTCTGGggaagataaactcctcctcctctaccagaatggtgtggacaaggccttacagagtgagaacggacaactggacttgttcctccgcttcctcctgggcctctctctggagaccaatcagattgtcctacgagttctgctgggacagacaggAACTAGCTCACTGACCATTACaaaaacagtgtcttacatcaaggagaagatagatggagacctctctccagagagaagcatgaacctgttccactgtctgaacgagctgaacgaccgttctctagtgaaggagatcgaacagtacctgacatcaggaagactCTCcagaaaatctctctctcctgctcaattgtcagctctggccttcatcctactgacatcagaagaggggctggacgtgtttgacctgaagaaatactctgcttcagaggagggtcttctgaggctgctgccagtggtcaaagcctctaaaacatctctgtag